The following coding sequences lie in one Drosophila sulfurigaster albostrigata strain 15112-1811.04 chromosome 2R, ASM2355843v2, whole genome shotgun sequence genomic window:
- the LOC133837273 gene encoding filamin-A isoform X4, with product MYSDQQQLVLVNGGTLNSNDAVGDERHLNPTTRHNNSNNNNTNNRIHNNNRSALVPPVGELVQNANYTNGKSQTTQATLFLNHNNNSGNRKNPPNLPTSTTPQNVAAAKAATACVYTNCNSNNNCSNLSFYAQQPTNNSNNNYYNNNSSSDNPVYQQVQQSEQYEENFDEDMEAERDLAEDAQWKKIQQNTFTRWANEHLKTIDRSINNLETDLSDGLRLICLIEVLSQKRLPKYNKRPTFRSQKLENVSVALKFLEDEGIKIVNIDSSDIVDCKLKLILGLIWTLILHYSISMPMWDGEDEKQLNGSGPTPKQRLLNWIHARIPDMPINNFTNDWTTGKAVGALVDACAPGLCPDWEMWDPKDAVQNASEAMGLADDWLNVRQLIKPEELVNPNVDEQSMMTYLSQYPNSKLKTGAPLRPKTNPNRVRAYGPGIEPIGPVVGAPANFTVETFSAGKGVVDVDIEGPNGEVEKADVRFNNDKNLTYTISYIPKAEGVHKVTVKYSGRDIPKSPFPVKVEGHAGDASKVKVTGPGIQPSGVTIKKPTFFDILTKDAGRGVPEVIIIDPANHKTSVAAKVRQLENDTWRCEYVTALQGLHSVNVFYAGTPIPNSPFPVKVAPLSDARKVRVSGRGLQATGVRVGDDADFKIHTEGAGEGVPEVRVIGPGGMNQNVMQSKVDGNTYECHYYPTKEGRYVVMVTFSGQEVPKSPFEVKVGPKKESSIVAYGPGLSSGVIGYPAAFVVETNGETGALGFTVAGPSQAEIECHDNGDGSALVKYHPTAVGEYAVHILCDNEDIPKSPFIAQILPRTDFHPELVKASGPGLEKNGVTVNQPTSFDVDTSKAGNAPLDVVVQDVYGVKLPVQIKNNPDGTKKVSYTPTSGVAHTVEVNYGGVSTPNSPHRIYVGVPVDAAKVQAFGPWLQPGVRPNVPTHFNVDARDAGDAELKVKVVHEDTKLDVPCRIIDNEDNTYSVEVIPPMKGAYTTTMTYGGQRVPLGQKVVVEQTVDVSKIKVDGLEPTAPLNSLQQFRIITHGLPKADLAVTITSPSGNRIKAHIIPTAEGFLVNFTPTQLGEYLLSICFGGTPITPRPFRLQCLTGSDSNKVHAFGPGLERGIVGQPAEFMIDTRGAGQGGLGVTVEGPCEAAINCRDNGDGTCNVAYLPTEAGDYSVNITFNERHINGSPFQPIIVPVPNLKNTRVSGIGIQPHGVIVNAATDFMVDMSKVGSNIDSGKLSCAIFDPKGHVLPSKIVQGPTDDIFRIMYSPFEAGRHTIELMYDNIPVPGSPFVVNVKSGCDPTRCKAYGPGLEKGLTNQKNKFTVETKGAGNGGLSLAIEGPSEAKMTCTDNRDGSCDVDYLATDPGEYDITIRFADKHIPGSPFRVLVEETVDPSKVKVYGPGIEHGQVREGVPTVFNVDVGEAGPGRIAVKLTNTEGIPVDNLSVEDKGNCIYAVHYVPPKAGSVLTCQVKFADVEVPCSPFVMTVFPKSEATKVRVKGVNEKKKTPASLPAEFEIDTKQAGQADINVAIKNPKGKPMQPRLEEVATGTYVVSFVPDECGTYQCSIKYGDKEIDGSPFKLEAFPTGEAKKCKLVEQVPKILPSGSQSHLKVDAREAGDGAVTCKITNKEGSEIVDIDVIEKDGLFDILYALNDPGDYDINVKFGGKDIPNGSFSIKAVESIEQYSHSEYIEEHTTKVVQQTTTQSELVNGKSEVTYRSVAFEKLPLPTTGGNVTAEVRMPSGKVDKPIIQDNRDGTVSVKYDPREEGSHELVVKYNGEPVQGSPFKFHVDSITSGYVTAYGPGLTHGVTGEPANFTISTKGASAGGLTMAVEGPSKADINYHDNKDGTVSVQYLPTAPGEYQVSVRFGDKHIKGSPYFAKITGEGRKRNQISVGSCSEVTMPGDITDDDLRALNASIQAPSGLEEPCFLKRMPTGNIGISFTPREIGEHLVSVKRLGKHINNSPFKVTVCEREVGDAKKVKVSGNGLKEGQTHADNVFSVDTRNAGFGGLSVSIEGPSKAEIQCTDKDDGTLNISYKPTEPGYYIVNLKFADHHVEGSPFTVKVAGEGSNRKREKIQRERDAVPITEIGSQCKLTFKMPGITSFDLAACVTSPSNVTEDAEIQEVEDGLYSVHFVPKELGVHTVSVRYSEMHIPGSPFQFTVGPLRDSGSHLVKAGGSGLERGIVGEAAEFNVWTREAGGGSLAISVEGPSKADIEFKDRKDGSCDVSYKVSEPGEYRVGLKFNDRHIPDSPFKVYISPDAGDAHKLEVQQFPQGNIQADAPYQFMVRKNGAKGELDAKIVAPSGTDDDCFIQVIDGEMYSVRFYPRENGIHAIHVKFNGVHIPDSPFRIKVGKDVADPAAVHASGNGLDDVKTGHKADFIINTCNAGVGTLAVSIDGPSKVAMDCTEVEEGYKVRYTPLLPGEHYITVKYNNMHIVGSPFKVHATGDKLADEGAQETSTVIVETVQKVAKGGKNTGVHLPNFKSDATKVVSKGMGLKKAYMGKQNQFSICATDAGNNILYVGMHGPKGPCEELHVKHAGHNNYNVQYLVRDRGQYVLLIKWGEEHIPGSPFQIDV from the exons ATGTACAGCGATCAGCAGCAGTTGGTGTTAGTTAACGGTGGTACGCTCAACAGTAACGACGCTGTCGGCGACGAGCGTCATTTAAATCCAACGACGAGAcacaataatagcaacaacaacaataccaacAATCGCATCCATAATAACAATAGAAGTGCGCTCGTCCCTCCAGTTGGTGAATTAGTGCAAAACGCGAATTATACAAACGGCAAAAGTCAAACGACACAGGCGACATTATTTctcaatcacaacaacaacagcggcaaccgAAAGAACCCGCCAAATTTGCCAACGTCGACGACACCACAGAACgttgcagcagccaaagcagccacCGCGTGTGTTTATACAAATTGCAATAGTAACAACAATTGTAGCAATTTAAGTTTTTACGCGCAACAACCAACAAATaactccaacaacaactactacaacaacaacagtagcagtGACAATCCAGTCTATCAACAAGTGCAG CAGTCGGAGCAGTACGAGGAGAATTTCGACGAAGATATGGAGGCCGAACGTGATCTTGCCGAGGATGCGCAATGGAAGAAAATCCAACAGAACACCTTCACACGTTGGGCCAACGAGCATCTGAAGACCATCGATCGGTCCATCAACAATCTGGAAACGGATCTCTCCGATGGCCTACGTCTGATTTGTCTCATCGAAGTGCTGTCCCAGAAGCGTTTGCCCAAATACAATAAACGTCCAACATTCCGTAGTCAGAAACTGGAGAACGTATCGGTTGCACTCAAATTCCTCGAGGATGAGGGCAtcaaaattgttaatattg actCTTCGGATATTGTCGACTGCAAGCTCAAGCTGATATTGGGCCTCATCTGGACGCTCATTCTCCACTACTCGATATCGATGCCCATGTGGGATGGCGAGGATGAGAAGCAGTTGAATGGCTCGGGTCCAACGCCCAAGCAGCG CTTGTTGAATTGGATACACGCCAGGATACCCGATATGCCCATCAATAACTTCACCAACGACTGGACCACAGGCAAGGCTGTGGGCGCTCTTGTCGATGCTTGTGCGCCTGGCCTGTGTCCCGACTGGGAAATGTGGGATCCCAAGGATGCTGTGCAGAATGCCTCCGAGGCAATGGGTCTGGCCGATGATTGGCTTAATGTGCGTCAACTGATCAAGCCCGAGGAGCTTGTCAATCCCAATGTGGATGAGCAGTCGATGATGACGTACTTGTCGCAATACCCCAACTCAAAGTTGAAGACCGGCGCCCCATTGCGTCCCAAGACGAATCCCAACAG AGTGCGTGCTTATGGTCCTGGCATCGAGCCCATCGGTCCTGTGGTTGGCGCACCTGCCAATTTCACCGTTGAAACTTTCTCTGCTGGCAAGG GTGTTGTCGATGTGGACATCGAGGGACCCAACGGAGAAGTCGAGAAGGCTGATGTGCGTTTCAACAATGACAAGAATCTCACCTACACGATTTCTTACATACCCAAGGCCGAGGGTGTGCACAAGGTGACTGTTAAGTATTCGGGACGTGATATTCCCAAGTCGCCGTTCCCCGTTAAGGTCGAGGGACATGCTGGCGATGCCTCAAAGGTTAAGGTTACAGGTCCCGGCATTCAGCCCAGTGGCGTGACCATCAAGAAGCCCACGTTCTTCGATATACTCACCAAGGATGCGGGTCGCGGTGTGCCCGAGGTGATCATCATCGATCCAGCCAACCACAAAACATCTGTGGCGGCTAAGGTTCGTCAGTTGGAGAATGATACTTGGCGCTGCGAATACGTCACCGCACTCCAAGGGCTCCACTCGGTCAATGTGTTCTATGCCGGCACTCCCATCCCGAACAGTCCATTCCCTGTGAAGGTGGCTCCACTGTCGGATGCACGCAAGGTGCGCGTCTCTGGACGTGGCCTGCAGGCGACGGGAGTGCGTGTTGGCGACGATGCGGACTTTAAGATCCATACCGAGGGTGCTGGCGAGGGTGTGCCCGAAGTGCGCGTCATTGGACCCGGTGGCATGAACCAGAATGTCATGCAGTCCAAGGTGGATGGCAACACGTACGAATGCCACTATTATCCCACTAAGGAGGGTCGCTATGTGGTCATGGTTACTTTCAGTGGCCAGGAAGTGCCCAAGTCACCGTTTGAGGTGAAAGTGGGTCCCAAGAAGGAATCCTCCATTGTTGCCTACGGTCCAGGTTTGAGCAGCGGTGTCATTGGTTACCCAGCTGCCTTTGTTGTGGAGACAAATGGCGAAACGGGCGCATTGGGCTTCACTGTGGCCGGTCCCTCGCAGGCCGAGATCGAGTGTCATGACAATGGTGATGGCTCCGCATTAGTCAAGTATCATCCAACTGCTGTGGGCGAATATGCTGTGCACATTCTGTGCGACAACGAGGACATACCCAAGTCACCATTCATTGCCCAAATACTGCCACGCACTGACTTCCATCCTGAGCTGGTTAAGGCCAGCGGTCCAGGTCTGGAGAAGAACGGCGTTACTGTCAATCAACCCACCAGCTTCGATGTGGACACCAGCAAGGCTGGCAATGCACCACTCGATGTGGTTGTTCAAGATGTGTATGGCGTTAAGTTGCCTGTGCAGATCAAGAATAATCCCGATGGCACTAAGAAGGTCAGCTACACCCCAACCTCCGGCGTAGCTCACACTGTGGAAG TCAACTACGGTGGCGTCTCTACGCCCAACTCGCCGCATCGCATCTATGTGGGCGTGCCCGTGGATGCGGCCAAGGTGCAAGCCTTTGGACCTTGGCTGCAGCCAGGCGTACGTCCCAATGTGCCTACCCACTTCAATGTGGATGCACGCGACGCTGGCGATGCTGAGCTCAAGGTGAAGGTTGTGCACGAGGACACTAAGCTGGATGTTCCATGCCGCATCATCGACAACGAGGACAACACCTATTCGGTCGAAGTCATTCCACCCATGAAGGGCGCCTACACCACAACCATGACATATGGCGGTCAACGTGTGCCTCTGGGCCAGAAGGTCGTCGTCGAGCAGACAGTAGATGTGTCCAAGATAAAAGTGGACGGTCTCGAGCCCA CTGCGCCCCTGAACAGTTTACAGCAGTTTCGCATCATTACCCATGGGCTGCCCAAGGCGGATTTGGCGGTAACCATCACCAGCCCATCGGGCAATCGCATTAAGGCGCACATCATACCCACAGCCGAAGGATTTCTTGTGAATTTTACGCCTACCCAGCTGGGTGAATATCTGCTCAGCATTTGCTTTGGCGGCACACCGATCACGCCGCGTCCCTTCCGTCTGCAATGTCTGACGGGCAGCGACTCCAACAAGGTGCATGCCTTCGGACCAGGATTGGAGCGTGGCATTGTTGGCCAGCCGGCAGAGTTTATGATTGACACACGTGGCGCAGGTCAAGGCGGCTTGGGCGTCACCGTTGAGGGGCCCTGTGAGGCGGCCATAAATTGCCGGGACAACGGCGATGGCACCTGCAATGTGGCCTATCTGCCCACCGAGGCGGGTGATTATAGTGTGAACATTACGTTCAACGAGCGACACATCAATGGCTCACCATTCCAACCGATAATTGTGCCCGTGCCGAATTTGAAGAATACACGCGTCAGCGGCATCGGCATCCAGCCGCATG GTGTCATCGTCAATGCCGCCACCGACTTTATGGTCGACATGAGCAAGGTGGGCAGCAATATTGATTCCGGCAAGCTCTCCTGCGCCATCTTTGATCCCAAGGGTCATGTGCTGCCCAGCAAGATTGTGCAGGGACCCACCGACGACATCTTCCGCATCATGTACTCGCCCTTCGAGGCTGGTCGCCACACCATCGAATTGATGTACGACAATATCCCTGTGCCTGGCTCGCCATTTGTGGTCAACGTGAAGAGTGGATGCGATCCGACACGCTGCAAGGCCTATGGACCTGGCTTGGAGAAGGGTCTGACTAATCAGAAGAATAAATTCACCGTGGAGACCAAGGGCGCCGGCAATGGCGGCCTCTCGCTGGCCATTGAGGGACCTTCCGAGGCTAAGATGACGTGCACTGATAACCGTGATGGCAGCTGCGATGTGGATTATCTGGCCACCGATCCCGGAGAGTATGATATTACCATTAGGTTTGCTGATAAGCATATTCCCGGCTCACCGTTCCGTGTGCTCGTCGAGGAGACTGTTGATCCCAGCAAGGTTAAGGTCTATGGACCGGGCATTGAGCACGGTCAAGTGCGTGAAGGAGTGCCAACGGTGTTCAATGTGGATGTGGGCGAGGCTGGACCTGGTCGCATTGCCGTCAAATTGACCAACACCGAGGGTATCCCCGTTGACAATCTGAGCGTGGAGGACAAGGGCAATTGCATTTATGCGGTGCACTATGTGCCACCCAAGGCGGGCTCTGTGCTGACCTGCCAGGTCAAGTTTGCCGACGTCGAGGTGCCATGCAG TCCATTTGTGATGACCGTCTTCCCCAAATCCGAGGCAACCAAGGTGCGTGTCAAGGGTGTCAATGAGAAGAAAAAGACGCCCGCTTCGCTGCCCGCTGAATTTGAGATTGACACCAAACAAGCTGGCCAGGCTGACATCAATGTGGCCATCAAGAACCCTAAGGGCAAGCCTATGCAGCCACGTCTCGAGGAAGTAGCCACCGGCACCTATGTGGTATCCTTTGTGCCTGACGAGTGTGGCACGTATCAGTGCAGCATCAAGTATGGCGACAAGGAAATCGATGGCTCGCCCTTCAAACTCGAAGCATTCCCCACCGGCGAGGCCAAGAAATGCAAGCTAGTGGAGCAGGTGCCAAAGATTCTGCCCTCAGGCAGTCAGTCACACTTGAAAGTCGATGCTCGTGAAGCTGGCGATGGTGCTGTAACCTGCAAGATCACCAACAAGGAAGGCAG CGAAATTGTTGACATCGATGTGATCGAGAAGGATGGCTTGTTTGACATCTTGTATGCCTTGAATGATCCTGGAGATTATGACATCAATGTGAAGTTCGGTGGCAAGGATATACCGAATGGTAGCTTCTCCATTAAG GCTGTCGAAAGCATCGAACAATACTCGCATAGTGAATATATCGAGGAGCATACGACCAAAGTGGTTCAACAAACAACGACACAG AGCGAACTTGTCAACGGAAAGTCAGAAGTTACTTATCGCAGCGTTGCCTTTGAGAAATTGCCACTACCCACAACAGGCGGAAACGTTACTg CTGAAGTCAGAATGCCAAGTGGTAAGGTAGATAAACCCATTATTCAGGACAACCGTGATGGTACCGTCTCTGTGAAATACGATCCCCGCGAGGAAGGCTCCCACGAGCTGGTTGTTAAATACAATGGCGAACCCGTGCAAG GATCTCCCTTCAAATTCCATGTGGATTCCATTACATCCGGCTATGTGACCGCCTATGGCCCAGGTCTGACCCACGGCGTCACTGGCGAGCCTGCCAACTTTACCATCTCCACCAAGGGAGCCAGCGCCGGTGGCCTCACCATGGCCGTCGAAGGTCCCAGCAAGGCAGAT ATCAACTACCATGACAACAAAGACGGCACCGTTTCCGTGCAGTATCTGCCCACTGCCCCCGGCGAGTACCAGGTGTCGGTTCGCTTTGGCGACAAGCACATCAAGGGCTCTCCCTACTTTGCCAAGATCACCGGCGAGGGTCGCAAGCGTAACCAGATCTCGGTTGGCTCTTGCTCGGAGGTCACCATGCCCGGCGACATCACCGACGATGATTTGCGCGCCCTGAACGCCTCCATCCAGGCTCCTAGCGGCCTGGAGGAGCCATGCTTCCTCAAGCGCATGCCCACCGGCAACATTGGCATTTCGTTTACACCCCGTGAGATTGGCGAGCATCTGGTGTCCGTCAAGCGGTTGGGCAAGCACATCAACAACTCACCCTTCAAGGTGACGGTGTGCGAACGCGAAGTGGGGGATGCCAAGAAGGTTAAGGTCAGCGGCAATGGTCTCAAGGAGGGTCAGACCCACGCCGATAACGTGTTCTCCGTGGATACACGTAACGCCGGCTTTGGCGGTCTCTCGGTGTCCATTGAGGGTCCCAGCAAGGCTGAGATTCAGTGCACCGACAAGGATGATGGCACACTCAACATCTCGTACAAGCCCACCGAGCCTGGTTACTATATTGTCAACCTGAAGTTCGCCGATCACCACGTCGAGGGTTCGCCCTTCACTGTGAAGGTCGCTGGCGAGGGCAGCAACCGCAAGCGTGAGAAGATTCAGCGTGAGCGCGACGCTGTGCCCATCACTGAGATTGGCAGCCAGTGCAAGCTGACTTTCAAGATGCCCGGCATTACTTCGTTCGATCTGGCCGCCTGCGTCACCTCGCCCAGCAATGTGACCGAGGATGCAGAGATTCAAGAGGTCGAGGACGGTCTCTACTCGGTGCACTTTGTGCCCAAGGAGTTGGGTGTGCACACTGTCTCGGTGCGCTACTCGGAGATGCACATACCCGGCTCACCCTTCCAGTTCACAGTGGGTCCACTGCGTGATTCGGGCAGCCATTTGGTCAAGGCTGGCGGCTCTGGTCTGGAGCGTGGCATTGTCGGCGAGGCTGCCGAGTTCAATGTGTGGACCCGTGAGGCAGGCGGCGGTTCCCTTGCCATTTCGGTTGAGGGTCCCAGCAAGGCCGATATTGAGTTcaaggatcgcaaggacgGCAGCTGTGATGTGTCCTACAAAGTGAGCGAGCCCGGAGAGTATCGCGTGGGCCTGAAGTTCAACGATCGCCACATCCCCGACTCGCCATTCAAGGTCTACATCTCGCCCGATGCTGGAGATGCCCATAAACTGGAGGTGCAACAATTCCCACAGGGCAACATTCAGGCCGATGCGCCTTATCAGTTCATGGTGCGCAAGAACGGCGCCAAGGGTGAGCTGGATGCCAAGATTGTGGCACCCTCGGGCACCGATGATGATTGTTTCATCCAAGTGATCGACGGTGAAATGTATTCGGTGCGTTTCTATCCACGTGAGAATGGCATTCATGCCATCCACGTCAAGTTCAACGGCGTCCACATACCCGATTCACCATTCAGAATCAAGGTGGGCAAGGATGTCGCTGATCCAGCGGCTGTGCATGCCAGCGGCAATGGCTTGGACGATGTGAAGACTGGACACAAGGCCGATTTCATTATCAACACCTGCAATGCAGGCGTTGGCACATTGGCTGTCTCCATTGATGGCCCCTCCAAGGTGGCCATGGATTGCACAGAGGTCGAGGAGGGTTACAAGGTGCGCTACACACCCCTGCTGCCTGGCGAGCATTACATCACCGTCAAATACAACAACATGCACATTGTGGGCTCACCATTCAAGGTGCATGCCACCGGCGACAAGCTGGCCGATGAGGGTGCCCAGGAGACATCCACGGTGATTGTGGAGACCGTGCAGAAGGTTGCCAAGGGTGGCAAGAACACCGGTGTTCATCTGCCCAACTTCAAATCCGATGCCACCAAGGTGGTGTCCAAGGGCATGGGTCTGAAGAAGGCCTACATGGGCAAGCAGAATCAGTTCAGCATCTGTGCCACAGATGCGG GCAACAACATCCTCTACGTAGGCATGCATGGACCCAAAGGACCCTGCGAGGAGCTCCACGTGAAGCATGCTGggcacaacaactacaatgtGCAGTATCTGGTGCGCGATCGTGGCCAGTACGTGCTCCTAATCAAATGGGGCGAAGAGCATATACCCGGCTCCCCATTCCAGATCGATGTCTAG